The following are encoded in a window of Sinomonas cyclohexanicum genomic DNA:
- a CDS encoding FHA domain-containing protein FhaB/FipA: MNDLTLTALRLGFLLLMWLLVFSVVGAMRRDLAIGRRNKTGAPTARQVRRNPELAEPPARQHARQLVVVEGPLAGTTLPLEGTPVLLGRAQEATLVLEDDYASGRHARLFPQGSRWFIEDLGSTNGTYLADQQLTRAQPVELGVPIRIGKTVIELRP; this comes from the coding sequence GTGAACGACCTGACGCTCACCGCTCTGCGGCTGGGCTTCCTCCTGCTCATGTGGCTCCTCGTCTTCAGCGTGGTCGGCGCGATGCGCCGCGACCTCGCGATCGGGCGCCGCAACAAGACCGGCGCCCCCACGGCGCGGCAGGTGCGGAGGAACCCGGAGCTCGCCGAGCCGCCCGCGCGGCAGCACGCCCGCCAGCTCGTGGTCGTCGAGGGCCCGCTGGCCGGCACGACCCTCCCGCTGGAGGGCACGCCGGTGCTGCTCGGCCGCGCCCAGGAGGCGACGCTCGTGCTCGAGGACGACTACGCGTCCGGCCGCCACGCCAGGCTGTTCCCCCAAGGCAGCCGGTGGTTCATCGAGGACCTCGGGTCCACGAACGGCACGTACCTCGCCGACCAGCAGCTCACACGCGCCCAGCCGGTCGAGCTGGGTGTGCCGATCCGCATCGGCAAGACCGTGATCGAGCTGAGGCCCTGA
- a CDS encoding lipase maturation factor family protein, with translation MTWFAATDSEVARWVLQRGVAALFFVAFLSSLNQFPALLGEHGLLPASNYVAGFHRLRRPSLFRYRYSDRLFRWVCAVGLVVSGLLVLGVPQIGPWWVPLIAFGVLWGLYMSIVNVGQTFYGFGWEMLLLEAGFTVAFLGSDQVPPPRPILILLVWLVFRLEFGAGMIKIRGGSEWRNLTALYYHHETQPMPGPLSRQFHLLPKWMHRSEVVGNHVAQLVVPFLLFFPQPVGSVAAAVVVVTQLWLVLSGNFAWLNWSAIVLAFAAVGDSAVRWLLPFIPSAIGWGSGRTTAWPASGDWVAWAWVAVVLAASLLLLALSWWPAKNLVSSNQLMNAAFNRWQLVNTYGAFGSVTRNRVEIVVEGTLDTVPAEDAEWREYRFRGKPGEANRIPRQWAPYHLRLDWLMWFLPLRTVHEDWFYEFLMKLLRADPATLRLLREDPFHGQRPQWVRVRNALYEFSSHAEFRETGNRWIITPLRVLIRPIGLRDGD, from the coding sequence ATGACGTGGTTCGCCGCCACCGACTCCGAGGTGGCGCGCTGGGTCCTGCAGCGCGGGGTGGCGGCCCTTTTCTTCGTCGCGTTCCTCTCCTCCCTCAACCAGTTCCCGGCGCTCCTGGGCGAGCACGGCCTTCTGCCCGCGTCGAACTACGTCGCGGGATTCCATCGCCTCCGCCGCCCGAGCCTGTTCCGCTACCGGTACTCGGACCGGCTGTTCCGCTGGGTGTGCGCAGTGGGACTCGTGGTCTCCGGCCTGCTCGTGCTCGGCGTCCCGCAGATCGGGCCGTGGTGGGTCCCGCTGATCGCGTTCGGGGTGCTGTGGGGCCTGTACATGTCGATCGTGAACGTGGGGCAGACGTTCTACGGCTTCGGGTGGGAGATGCTCCTGCTCGAGGCCGGATTCACGGTCGCGTTCCTCGGCTCCGACCAGGTCCCTCCCCCGCGCCCCATCCTCATCCTGCTCGTGTGGCTCGTGTTCCGCCTCGAGTTCGGCGCGGGGATGATCAAGATCCGGGGCGGGTCCGAGTGGCGCAACCTCACGGCGCTCTACTACCACCACGAGACCCAGCCCATGCCCGGCCCGCTGTCCCGCCAGTTCCACCTCCTGCCCAAGTGGATGCACCGCTCCGAGGTGGTCGGGAACCACGTCGCGCAGCTCGTGGTCCCGTTCCTGCTCTTCTTCCCGCAGCCTGTCGGGTCCGTCGCCGCGGCCGTGGTGGTCGTGACGCAGCTGTGGCTCGTGCTCTCGGGGAACTTCGCGTGGCTGAACTGGTCCGCGATCGTGCTCGCTTTCGCCGCGGTCGGGGACTCTGCGGTGCGCTGGCTGCTCCCGTTCATCCCCTCGGCGATCGGCTGGGGTTCAGGGCGCACGACGGCGTGGCCCGCCTCGGGCGACTGGGTCGCCTGGGCGTGGGTCGCCGTCGTGCTCGCCGCGTCGCTGCTCCTGCTGGCGCTGTCGTGGTGGCCGGCCAAGAACCTCGTGTCCTCGAACCAGCTCATGAATGCCGCCTTCAACCGGTGGCAGCTCGTCAACACGTACGGGGCATTCGGGTCGGTGACGAGGAACCGGGTGGAGATCGTCGTGGAGGGGACGCTGGACACGGTGCCGGCGGAGGACGCCGAGTGGCGCGAGTACCGGTTCCGCGGCAAGCCCGGCGAGGCCAACCGGATCCCGCGGCAGTGGGCGCCCTACCACCTGCGGCTCGACTGGCTCATGTGGTTCCTTCCGCTGCGCACGGTGCACGAGGACTGGTTCTACGAGTTCCTCATGAAGCTCCTGCGCGCCGACCCGGCCACGCTCAGACTCCTGCGCGAGGACCCGTTCCACGGGCAGCGTCCGCAGTGGGTGCGGGTGCGCAACGCGCTGTATGAGTTCTCGAGCCACGCCGAATTCCGCGAGACCGGCAACCGGTGGATCATCACGCCGCTGCGGGTGCTCATCCGGCCGATCGGGCTGCGGGACGGGGACTAG
- a CDS encoding FhaA domain-containing protein — protein MGLLDRLERGIEKAVHGVFSTGSKGQVQPVEIASRLRREMDRQAFSIDQGRTLAPNVFEAHLSDADFERARGWGQPLAEELCDVAVKHARSQGYTLQGPVRFTFRHDAALKAGEFEVVSSTEKGPSRPSFPAAPTRQPTSLVPVLEIDGQRYSVNADSVVLGRSNEADIVVDDTGVSRRHLEIRRDGGTTYAVDLGSTNGSYINGRRLEGSAELHDGTAITMGRTKIVFRMLPAPRGGNA, from the coding sequence ATGGGACTGCTCGACAGGCTCGAGCGCGGCATCGAGAAGGCCGTCCACGGCGTCTTCTCCACGGGGTCGAAGGGCCAGGTGCAGCCGGTGGAGATCGCGAGTCGGCTCCGCCGTGAAATGGACCGCCAGGCGTTCTCCATCGACCAGGGCCGCACCCTGGCGCCGAACGTCTTCGAGGCGCACCTCTCCGACGCCGACTTCGAGCGCGCCCGCGGCTGGGGCCAGCCGCTGGCCGAGGAGCTGTGCGACGTGGCGGTCAAGCACGCCCGCTCCCAGGGCTACACCCTCCAGGGCCCGGTGCGCTTCACGTTCCGGCACGACGCCGCGCTCAAGGCCGGCGAGTTCGAGGTCGTCTCCAGCACGGAGAAGGGCCCATCGCGCCCGAGCTTCCCAGCCGCACCGACGCGGCAGCCCACGTCCCTCGTGCCCGTCCTCGAGATCGACGGCCAGCGGTACTCGGTGAACGCTGACTCCGTGGTTCTAGGCCGCTCGAACGAGGCGGACATCGTGGTCGACGACACGGGCGTCTCCCGCCGGCACCTTGAGATCCGCCGGGACGGAGGCACCACGTACGCTGTGGACTTGGGCTCGACCAACGGCAGCTACATCAACGGCCGGCGCCTCGAGGGCAGCGCCGAGCTCCACGACGGCACGGCCATCACGATGGGCCGCACCAAGATCGTCTTCCGCATGCTTCCGGCACCCCGGGGAGGAAACGCGTGA